A genomic window from Quercus lobata isolate SW786 chromosome 10, ValleyOak3.0 Primary Assembly, whole genome shotgun sequence includes:
- the LOC115964103 gene encoding dentin sialophosphoprotein isoform X1 — MANKENEDFYYNLPRKELQSLCKKYGLPANRSHSELATLLISYLENKSLNSKSSVERVGGINGASPPTSSIPQLQPGALFNPAGDARKDGNGFILCLREEDKKGNCSQNIKYQDKDAFGGSVCHLKEVSHSHIVFQHDKSGLNHNETLRECPSNAFLGFARDGTVEDMPQIKYTNIDVDACPVENAIAASIIKSPRVPSASFEFYVMSEEGINLYVDLNSSPSEWTKRFKNEVYICEGVHRNKSGSLHQDLGHFGEANKQTENSFIGNLDSVQINDGHVLKRSSPSSKMIEDDHMAFERPDKGDASLLSSAVMSCGMALDESENLKKDLVLISSEPSSNTQDQINSAAESCAKDQCTVILDSDITDTLQLKSASNSVVNSESNCPLSPLASKDQNSKGDEIFENSTMQNSCSLVNPSVVYPGCSASGSLEMPTSDVASKDASTSAFETDGLLDLVDPKRNTEQGALANSSELNHDLLPTCVEEWERSNIINGRESSECSQINNSVERTCISSNDTESKELHKKRKHVDGEDRSPYGKPDAKVLRSSNHSARGAIPRRSMRLISK, encoded by the exons ATGGCAAATAAGGAAAATGAGGATTTCTATTACAACCTCCCAAGGAAAGAGCTTCAAAGTTTGTGCAAAAAGTATGGATTGCCTGCTAATAGGTCACATTCTGAATTGGCAACACTGCTGATCTCCTACTTAGAG aacaagagtttaaattcaaaatcatCCGTGGAAAGGGTAGGTGGGATCAATGGGGCTTCACCTCCTACATCATCAATACCGCAACTGCAGCCTGGAGCGCTGTTCAATCCTGCAGGGGATGCCCGAAAAG ATGGCAATGGATTCATATTGTGTCTCAGAGAGGAAGATAAAAAGGGAAATTGCTCTCAAAATATTAAATACCAAGATAAG GATGCTTTTGGTGGTTCAGTATGTCATCTTAAGGAGGTGTCCCACTCTCACATTGTTTTTCAACATGACAAAAGTGGTCTTAATCATAATGAGACCCTAAGAGAATGCCCTAGTAAtgcttttttgggttttgcaaGAGATGGCACTGTGGAAGATATGCCCCAGATTAAATATACTAACATAGATGTTGATGCATGTCCTGTAGAAAATGCTATTGCTGCCTCTATAATAAAATCTCCAAGAGTTCCTTCTGCTTCTTTTGAGTTTTATGTCATGTCAGAAGAGGGGATCAATCTATATGTTGATTTGAATTCAAGCCCATCAGAGTGGACTAAAAGATTTAAGAATGAGGTTTATATTTGCGAGGGTGTGCACAGGAACAAGTCGGGAAGTCTTCATCAGGACCTTGGGCACTTTGGAGAGGCTAATaaacaaacagaaaattccTTTATTGGTAATTTAGATTCAGTCCAAATCAATGATGGTCATGTACTAAAAAGATCTTCCCCAAGTTCAAAAATGATAGAAGATGATCATATGGCGTTTGAACGACCAGATAAAGGTGATGCATCTTTACTGTCCTCTGCAGTAATGTCTTGCGGCATGGCCTTAGATGAATCAGAGAATTTGAAGAAAGATCTAGTGCTTATCTCGTCCGAACCCAGTTCTAATACACAGGACCAGATAAATTCTGCTGCTGAATCTTGTGCAAAAGATCAGTGTACTGTAATCCTTGATTCAGACATCACTGACACTCTGCAGTTAAAGTCAGCAAGCAATTCTGTGGTCAACTCAGAATCCAATTGTCCACTTAGCCCTCTTGCATCAAAGGATCAAAATTCAAAAGGTGATGAAATTTTTGAGAACTCAACCATGCAAAACAGTTGCAGTCTTGTGAACCCTAGTGTGGTATATCCTGGATGTTCTGCAAGTGGTTCTCTGGAGATGCCAACATCAGACGTTGCAAGTAAAGATGCATCAACTTCAGCTTTTGAAACCGATGGCTTGCTGGATTTGGTTGATCCTAAGCGCAATACAGAACAAGGTGCATTAGCCAACTCAAGTGAGCTTAATCATGACCTTTTGCCAACATGTGTTGAAGAATGG GAGAGGAGCAACATTATCAATGGAAGGGAGAGTTCAGA ATGCTCACAGATCAATAACTCAGTCGAGAGGACTTGTATTAGCTCTAATGATACAGAATCTAAAGAACTTCACAAAAAGAGGAAACATGTGGATGGAGAAGATCGAAGTCCCTATGGCAAACCTGATGCAAAGGTTTTAAGAAGCTCAAATCATAGTGCTCGTGGAGCAATTCCTAGAAGATCCATGAGGCTGATTTCtaag TGA
- the LOC115964103 gene encoding dentin sialophosphoprotein isoform X2 — protein sequence MLQDAFGGSVCHLKEVSHSHIVFQHDKSGLNHNETLRECPSNAFLGFARDGTVEDMPQIKYTNIDVDACPVENAIAASIIKSPRVPSASFEFYVMSEEGINLYVDLNSSPSEWTKRFKNEVYICEGVHRNKSGSLHQDLGHFGEANKQTENSFIGNLDSVQINDGHVLKRSSPSSKMIEDDHMAFERPDKGDASLLSSAVMSCGMALDESENLKKDLVLISSEPSSNTQDQINSAAESCAKDQCTVILDSDITDTLQLKSASNSVVNSESNCPLSPLASKDQNSKGDEIFENSTMQNSCSLVNPSVVYPGCSASGSLEMPTSDVASKDASTSAFETDGLLDLVDPKRNTEQGALANSSELNHDLLPTCVEEWERSNIINGRESSECSQINNSVERTCISSNDTESKELHKKRKHVDGEDRSPYGKPDAKVLRSSNHSARGAIPRRSMRLISK from the exons ATGCTACAG GATGCTTTTGGTGGTTCAGTATGTCATCTTAAGGAGGTGTCCCACTCTCACATTGTTTTTCAACATGACAAAAGTGGTCTTAATCATAATGAGACCCTAAGAGAATGCCCTAGTAAtgcttttttgggttttgcaaGAGATGGCACTGTGGAAGATATGCCCCAGATTAAATATACTAACATAGATGTTGATGCATGTCCTGTAGAAAATGCTATTGCTGCCTCTATAATAAAATCTCCAAGAGTTCCTTCTGCTTCTTTTGAGTTTTATGTCATGTCAGAAGAGGGGATCAATCTATATGTTGATTTGAATTCAAGCCCATCAGAGTGGACTAAAAGATTTAAGAATGAGGTTTATATTTGCGAGGGTGTGCACAGGAACAAGTCGGGAAGTCTTCATCAGGACCTTGGGCACTTTGGAGAGGCTAATaaacaaacagaaaattccTTTATTGGTAATTTAGATTCAGTCCAAATCAATGATGGTCATGTACTAAAAAGATCTTCCCCAAGTTCAAAAATGATAGAAGATGATCATATGGCGTTTGAACGACCAGATAAAGGTGATGCATCTTTACTGTCCTCTGCAGTAATGTCTTGCGGCATGGCCTTAGATGAATCAGAGAATTTGAAGAAAGATCTAGTGCTTATCTCGTCCGAACCCAGTTCTAATACACAGGACCAGATAAATTCTGCTGCTGAATCTTGTGCAAAAGATCAGTGTACTGTAATCCTTGATTCAGACATCACTGACACTCTGCAGTTAAAGTCAGCAAGCAATTCTGTGGTCAACTCAGAATCCAATTGTCCACTTAGCCCTCTTGCATCAAAGGATCAAAATTCAAAAGGTGATGAAATTTTTGAGAACTCAACCATGCAAAACAGTTGCAGTCTTGTGAACCCTAGTGTGGTATATCCTGGATGTTCTGCAAGTGGTTCTCTGGAGATGCCAACATCAGACGTTGCAAGTAAAGATGCATCAACTTCAGCTTTTGAAACCGATGGCTTGCTGGATTTGGTTGATCCTAAGCGCAATACAGAACAAGGTGCATTAGCCAACTCAAGTGAGCTTAATCATGACCTTTTGCCAACATGTGTTGAAGAATGG GAGAGGAGCAACATTATCAATGGAAGGGAGAGTTCAGA ATGCTCACAGATCAATAACTCAGTCGAGAGGACTTGTATTAGCTCTAATGATACAGAATCTAAAGAACTTCACAAAAAGAGGAAACATGTGGATGGAGAAGATCGAAGTCCCTATGGCAAACCTGATGCAAAGGTTTTAAGAAGCTCAAATCATAGTGCTCGTGGAGCAATTCCTAGAAGATCCATGAGGCTGATTTCtaag TGA
- the LOC115963989 gene encoding ribosome biogenesis protein WDR12 homolog, with amino-acid sequence MDIDGVNEEENSRRVQVRFVTKLKPPMTVPPSPIAIPSNLTRLGLSTLVNNLIQNGNPDWNTQPFDFLIDGELVRMSLDKFLLAKSISAEKILEIEYIKAVAPRKEEEPSLHDDWVSSVDGSDPRFIVTGCYDSLARVWKAAGECTHILEGHSDVIASVGVINQKGVEGITVATASKDRTLRLWKFDTEDSINNPIRIRAFKILRGHTKSVQCVAAQNTGDMVCSGSWDNTIKLWQTNDSQSDGDLVSIKKRKGNGQADESQLEGEAVSTLVGHTQCISSVVWPQQETIYSASWDHSIRLWDAETGKNSSDIFCTKVLNCLDVGGESSALIAAGGSDPILRIWDPRKPGTSAPVFQFSSHTSWISACKWHDKSWFHLVSSSYDGKVMLWDLRTAWPLAVIESHKDKVLCADWWKGDSIISGGADSKLCVSSGISVL; translated from the exons ATGGATATTGATGGGGTTAACGAAGAAGAAAATTCAAGGCGAGTCCAAGTGCGGTTCGTGACGAAGCTCAAACCACCTATGACAGTTCCTCCTTCGCCAATTGCAATCCCTAGTAACCTCACAAGATTAGGGCTTTCCACTCTTGTCAACAATCTCATCCAAAATGGAAATCCTGATTGGAATACTCAGCCCTTTGATTTTCTCATCGATGGCGAACTCGTCCGAATGTCCCTTGACAAGTTCCTTCTTGCCAAATCCATTTCTGCG GAAAAGATATTGGAAATTGAATACATAAAGGCTGTGGCCccaaggaaagaagaagaacctTCATTGCATGATGATTGGGTTAGCTCGGTCGATGGTTCAGATCCCAG GTTCATTGTGACAGGGTGCTACGACAGTTTAGCAAG GGTATGGAAAGCCGCTGGAGAGTGCACACATATATTGGAAGGACATAGTGACGTTATTGCTTCTGTTGGTGTCATCAATCAAAAAG GTGTAGAAGGTATTACTGTGGCCACTGCTTCTAAAGATCGCACCCTGAGACTGTGGAAG TTTGATACAGAGGATTCTATAAATAATCCTATCAGAATCAGGGCATTCAAAATTTTGCGTGGACATACAAAATCTGTACAATGTGTCGCAGCACAGAATACTGGAGATATG GTTTGTTCAGGTTCTTGGGATAACACAATCAAGTTATGGCAGACAAATGACTCACAAAGTGATGGTGATCTGGTGTCAATTAAGAAGAGAAAAGGGAATGGTCAAGCTGATGAATCTCAATTGGAG GGTGAGGCTGTGTCTACACTTGTAGGCCATACACAATGCATATCGTCTGTGGTATGGCCACAGCAGGAAACAATATATTCTGCATCATGGGATCATTCTATTAGATTATGGGATGCCGAGACAGGCAAAAATTCGTCAGACATA TTCTGCACGAAAGTCCTCAACTGCCTTGATGTTGGAGGTGAAAGTTCTGCTCTCATTGCAGCTGGTGGTTCTGATCCCATTCTTAGGATATGGGATCCTCGTAAACCAG gaACTTCTGCCCCGGTCTTTCAGTTCTCATCTCACACTTCTTGGATTTCGGCTTGCAAGTGGCATGACAAATCTTGGTTTCATCTAGTTTCTTCATCATATGATGGGAAAGTTATGTTATGGGATCTAAGAACTGCG TGGCCTCTAGCTGTCATTGAGTCACACAAGGACAAG GTACTATGTGCTGACTGGTGGAAAGGTGACAGCATAATTAGTGGGGGTGCTGACTCAAAGCTCTGCGTTTCTTCTGGAATTTCTGTGCTGTGA